Genomic segment of Geotrypetes seraphini chromosome 4, aGeoSer1.1, whole genome shotgun sequence:
TGGTGTAAATGGTAACAACTATATTTAGGTGCACCTATATTTAACACCTATATACAACACCTATATTTAACACCTATATAAAAACACCTATATTTAGGTACACCTATATTTAACACCTATATTTAGGTGCACCTATAGTTAACACCTATATTTAGGTGCATGTTCAGGATCTATTGCGCAAGGTGATTGTTTCTCTGCCGCAGATTTAcgtgccttctcgttctttgaGATCACTAGACAGAGCTTTTCTATCTGTTCCCACTCTTCGTTCTGTCACCAAAGTTGCAAATTGATCACACATGTTCCAAGTAGCTGAACCTGTACTATGGAACTCGATTCCAGATTCTATCTGCTGACCTCAGATTTTTGGGCATTTCTGAAAAGTTtgaaaatctattttttttcgacttgccttttcaaatttggttacttTGTAATATTGTTATTGCTTGGCTTTGTATTTTAAGGCACATGTGTAAGTTTATTTTATGCTGTTATCTTAATAATCTGCTATgttctattttattatgtatgtatcatTGTCATACTCATAGATGGTTGATATGCGGGCTACAAATGttttaattaaatatatatatatatatattagtattctataacagaattggGATTCTCAGATGTCATTgtagaaaagggaaagggaatgagacttgtatactgccttttatttgtgtggttacacattcaaagacATTTACATATATTCAGGTACTGTACTTATTTTGtagctgaggcaatggaggatttaagtgacttgcccagggtcacaagaagcagtgcaaGGATTAGATCCCACAaactcatggtgctgaggcaatGCTTTATCACAAGGCCATTCCTCACTTCCAAAAGATGCTCCCTGAACAGCACTGGGACATCTAAATAGAAGTCCCCTGTCATAAAATGGCTCCCAAAGTGACTTCCCCCCCATCACAGTGGAAACCTAAATTCACGTCTAGTTCAAAGCTCTGATCCCTAGAATCTACCTTCTCTGCATACATAGGAGTCAACGTTTCAAAACCCAATGGAAATGACCCTTCCTTGGACACTTCTAAAGGAGTTTGCTCAAAATGGAGGGTGGGTATGGGTGTGAACGCACGTTAGCTATATTATCCATAGCATCCACAGAGCTGGTTTGCATACATTTTCTGACTGCCACTAATGCTTCTAGATTCCCTGGGTTGATAGCGGAAAGAACACTACCCAGGGATTTTAAATTAGCAGTgtaaatgtactgtatatagtaTTGTTTATACCATTTGTGTTAACGGTGAGTAGGTAAAATGTATAATGATTTATTGAATCAATTAATTTCATCATGTGACAAGACCAAATTTCAAGAACCCACTGATCTGAATTTTCAGGTTCTGGCGACGGTGTTTCCATAAAAGAGTATCACAATCTATAAAgcattaaggcctagattcaatAAACGGAGCCTAACTTGAAAACGTTGTTTAcgaaaaggaaaaaagcatttaaaagaaaaaaatgtaggcacctacattgcGCCTGAATTGCGCCTACAGACACACTTTACGACACCTAACACCAcggtaggcatggctaatgctggaagtgacaTTAAGCATTATAAAGCGCCTCTGTAGGTATAAttcaccagaaatgtaggccttgaaaaccctagcTTATATTTCCGCCGCCTACCTTTTCCAAAGCCGCAATTCTATAAACCACTGTTCAGATCCACCAAAATGGCAAAATATTTAGCCTTAGACACTATGCCACATATGTCCCAAATCTAAGGCATACACAAACTCATTCAGTTTCTTCTCATTAATTTATGTTCTCGGCACATTTCTAAAAAGACCGCAGAACCACCACTCCACCGTCCCACTTAGAGTGTTTTATACGGGGAGACACTTGTGGTGAACTCCTCACCGGTCTTATATTCAATTTTTCAGATTTAAATTAGTGCTCCAAGCTACTTATAATTTTAACTTCTCaaaatataatttatatttgaCTTAACTTTAGTAATGGTGTACTATCAGAATCTCACTGAGTTCAGCGGTAggacccaacatgtttcaccgAAGTTTCATCAGGGATCCATGCAAAACCGCTAACCACCACCGTACACTCGTGTTTCTGTTAGTAAGATGGTCCGTATAAAACACTCTAAGTGGGACGGTGGAGTGGTGATTCTGAGGTCTTTTAGAAATGTGCTGAGAACATGCATAAATTAATGAGAAGAAACTGAATGAGTTTGTGTATTCCTTAGATTTGGGACATATGTGGCAATTCTATAACggcaccattgcatgattgacatacaATCGACGGAtgtttttaaggcagctgccaacaatggcgtcgtttatagaatctgggccttattgattttttttgttttaaaatcacgACAGTCTTTTTTTAACCCGATATGTAAAACAATAGCATATTGTcttttttttatagatttttaCTGAACGCTATGGATGATCTAGATGAAAATGGCTGGGCTCCAATACACCATGCTGCATTGAAGAATCACGTAACTTCTATTGAACGTATTTTAGAGACACCAGGTACACAACAACTTGAGAGGAATACAGGCGATAGACATAGAAATACGCCACTGTTACTGGCTGTTTCTACCGCCAGCCAATCGACTGTTGAATTACTGGTCAGGCTTGGTGCTGACGTTGCAGCTGTGAACAGCCAAAACCACGGCGTTGTGGAGATCTGTGCGCTGCATGGTCATGTGGATCTTCTgcagtattttattgatatgaAAAGCCCAAAACTCAATGTCTACAGAAAACTGATTACATGGCTGGATTCTAGCAATGAGAAGAAAGCTTTACATGCtggtctggtaatttcatcattGACAAAGAGGCCTTTGCAAGCTGCTAGTTTTGTAGAGGAAGGCGTAGTTCCCACTTTGCTCTGTGTACTTGGGAAAAATATTGGAGATGGTGTGAAAGAGCAAGCACTGCATGTATTAAATATTATCATCCGAGACAGAAATGTTAAGGAACAAATATGTCAACATAACGGCTTTCAGATTCTCGTGGCTTTGGTGAATGAAGAGTCAAATCAGCTACTGTTTGGTTTGCTCAGTGTGTTGTCTGAGATTGTCTCTGAAAAAGAGTATGCCGATGCCTTATTCTTGGCAAATGCTATGCCAGTACTGATGAGAATAGTCGTAAATGGAGATGGCTGCAAGAGTTTGGAAAATGATAACAGAGAAGAGATTCTAACATCAGCTGTCAAGATCCTGGGTTTGATGGCTGAAGCTTCCGAAGACTGTAAGGATGCCCTGGGAAAACAGAAGGGTTTCCTTTCAGTGCTGGTACAAACGATCAAGGAATTTAGGTCCGAGAACCGTATGATTTCATGGAATGAGGCAATAGGAAGAGTTGTTGCCAACCATCAAATCAACCAAAATGCTTTTGTGGACGAAAATGGGATAGTGCCACTGATCCAAATCATAAATTCAAAGTACAAGGATGAGCAATTGAGTGCATTAAAAACACTACACAGGTAATAATTTTTACTtttgtatacatacattaatTATCCAGTTTGGCCTCCTTCAATTTCAAGTGTTAATGTTCCATCACGTTTAGTCTTTTGTATCTATCACTATTCCCTTCTGAAGTCAAACCAAGTCTTCAGCACCTTTTCAATAATGACTATATTTCATTATGTGTGTTAAATTATTCATGCCAAAAGAAAAGAACTAACAACCCCAGGCATAGATAATTAGCTTTGTATGATTCCTTTGCAGAACAATCCATTTAGAAGGTAGTTGGATTTAATGTTTCATTCCTGTGTGGAAGCTCATGCGTACGTGAACATCTTGCATGCACAGTTTTTCACATTTCCAAAATGACCTGCGTAAATATGTTGAATAGTATATGTGGTTGTTTGATATCCTTGGCTCAATGGCTCCTTAGTTGCACTCAATGGATCCTATAACAAGCATGCACCAGTTGCAGTGCCCAGATTTGAAAAAGGGGCCATGGCCAGGATTGGGGAGTTCCTAAAAGTCACGTGCATAGTTATAGAATACGCTTGATCcgtgcacaacttaggcacaggcatttaggcgtaaatgcctgcgcctaagttaTATGTTGCTCACTGGCACTTAGCCTGATGCTATAAAAGGTATGCTCACCTTGCAGAATTGCACTGTGCCGTTCTAGGCGGCAATAATTTTTTAGGCGACAATTATAGAATATGACCCTCTCTAAATAAAATATGGGGGTCTATACCTAGAGTACATGTATGAAGCAGATAAAATTTGTGTGTTGGCATTTATGTGCCTTTGGGGATTCTGTTTTATAGACACACATGCCCGGATTCTATACGTGGCGCTGTTGGTGGCGGTCACCTTATAAACGGCTgcccaatcgcatgtcaatcatgtgacagcTGTATTAAAcgctatttatttaaaatttcacaaTATATATAATACACATAAATTCATAAAGTGTAACCTAAAGTGCTGTGTGTACTTATAAATGGCTGCTACCTCAGACCTGCCATCAATGTCATTTCATTTCGTTCTGCCCAGCTGGCTTTCTCTGCTAAGAAAATCGTGAAAAACGTGAAGCACTACTAAATAGAACCTCCCTGATGACGAGCAAATCGAAACTCAGCTTGAGTTGGAGGCGGGAGATCACTGGTAGCAGTGGAAAACGAACTTAGAAGCGGTAAGGCTTCAAgagaaaaaaagttttatttataacattttattgaaggaatcaaataaatatacaataatataatacaaaaagatattctttacaattagattcacaataataatatttccatacatatttctatcattcctccaaaatatatttccatatgacctatttcattcctctatacacccccctgttcccttccacctttccccttcccctcttcccttccctccttcccttcccccccttctttttatttccaattataacattgtaatgaaAGAATtacacatagaataacttttaaaattcaacaatctaatgctttgatatttttggatattccttctttaaaagtaatagggaccaggagatctactattttctcGGTTATAGCACCCCCAGCTCTGGAATAATTTATCAATATATTTATGTAATGAATTCTctatagaaaaattcaagcgttcgTTAAAAAAGTTTCCTATATAAGGATGAATTTGAAATATAGATAGTATAACCTATCAATCATTAAATCTCTTAGATCCTAATTAGACCTATGGGCAGGTTGTAAatttatcttctttctttctatgatTATTTCTGCCTTatatctcttttttcttttgtgctacccaccatatgtgtttttccctaaatgtttcttctcttcctttaaagattgtagttcatccccctcaccAGTTATTTATTAGTACCAGTTATTTATTAGTACgtatatattttgtatttaattgtataaaactgttctgttttgtcccccatttttaaaatgttctacgcattgaagtatttgacattgcgtgtacaacaaaccttaataaaacttgaaacttgaaggaattaagcaaatatacaattcaagtatttccatacaaaTTACTATTATCtcccctattcccacccctcccccagaaTGGAAGGTGACACAAATTACCAGGTGTTGGAATGCaatgaatgtttccaaagcttcagtgtaaaacattaagaatcatacttcatgctctagagcagggatctcaaagtccctcctcgagggccacaatccagtcgggttttcaggatttccccaatgaatatgcattgaaagcagcgcatgcacatagatctcatgcatattcataggggaaatcctgaaaacccgactggattgcggccctcgaggagggactttgagatccctgctctagaggaaagattttgaatataggggtcccaaattttcaaaaatgaaactAAACGGATGTGGTATACGAGCACTGAATACTGAGCACTTTATTTTGAACTGGGACTTGGCTGCactcaatctatatatataaaatcggaggtatgtatgtgtgtatgtatgtgtgtgtgtatgtgccgcgatcacgcaaaaacggcttgaccgatttgaacaaaaattggtatgcagatccctcactacctgtggtgatatgttctgggggtctcgcggcccacctgcacacgtgggcggagctacaaacagaaaatcggatttcacccattcatgtcaatggaaaaaatgtaaaacgctgccattctcacagtaattcaaaaacggcttgaccgatttgaacgaaacttggtatgcagatccctcactacctggggtgatatgttctgggtgtctcccggcccccctgcacacgtgggtggagctacaaacagaaaatcagatttcacccattcatgtcaatggaaaaaatgtaaaaagctgccattctcacagtaattcacaaacggcttgaccgatttgaacgaaacttggtatgcagatccctcactacctggggtgatatgttctgggggtctcgcggccctcctgcacatgtgggcggagctacaaacagaaaatcagatttcacccatttcatgtcaatggaaaaaatgtaaaaagctgccattctcactgtgaccaatttggacgaaacttggtatgcagatccctccctacctggggtgatatgttctgggggtctcgcggccctcctgcacatgtgggcggagctacaaacagaaaatcagatttcacccattcatgtcaatggaaaatatgtaaaaagctgccattctcactgttattcaaaaacggcttgaccgatttggacgaaacttggtatgcagatccctcactacctgggttgatatgttctgggggtctcgcggcccacaactctattttgcttgctcaagggtgggttcacccaagaatttatatgttcttgctccaggaggtgaaactaaaaatgttgtttataatcacgttttgcgttagttgtattgtattcattttgtcaaatatttcactttataatttgaatattgtactttttattaagctgtaaaaaaatactttcattcaccactataaagtatctttatttgaatccatttacagtgttattgctataattaaatacccgtgcaacgccggggcatcagctagtaagaaATATAATCCAGACAAACTGAACCGTTGTGAGCAATTCAAGGACTAAAAAACTTTTCTTGTTAGTCATACAGATACATGATTCTCCTCAACAGACAGAGGAGAAATGAAATGACATTGATGTCAGGTCTGAGGTAGCAGCCATTTATAAGTATACACAGCACTTTAATTTACACTTTATGAATTTATGTGTATTATATATAttgtgaaattttaaataaattgtgtTTAATAAATACATGATTTAAATTTAATAAGAGggcattatatatttatttattattatggaATGATTGCCAGAAAGATAAATAAATCATCCCATTTTTGTTGTTAGTATTGGAATCATGTTACAGCGCCATTTATGGAATCACAGCTTCGGAaaaagtaggcaccggaaatgtaggccagggttttcaaggcctacattttcggcaCCTACCTCTTGCATGAATCGTGCCTAGAGAGGAACTTTATGACACCAaacgccacttctggcgttagccacaACTATAGTACAGTTAGGCATTGCaaagcacctccataggtgcAATGTAGGTGCTGTTTTTTAAGGcatctacattttttttcttttagcaattttttttaatggcgttTCCAACTTAAGTTAGATACtggtaggcactgtttatagaatatgggccacaGTCACTTAGGCTGCCTGTTAAAATAAGTGCCTTTCAGGACTCCACACGTAGACATCCAGTTATACAATTACTCACAGGATATCAACAAAATATAAAGAAGGTTTTCTAACTTCTGTcactttattaatattatattgcaGTAGCTGAATCAGACAATCAAACAAACTTGCTTATATTGGGTTGGGACTAATATTTTGTACTTACTAACTCAGGTTGGTGGAAGGAAATTCTCTTGTGCGAAGAAAAGTctggaatttgaattgtattattCCTCTGATTCTCCTTCTGAAAAGAAGCCGAACTCAGCCTCTTCAAGAAGCCATTGCAGAGACAATGTGGGCACTGGCTGGGGcgaagaaagaaaacagaagaaCCATGGCAGCTAAGATAGGTTCATATCTCTCACATACAATTGTTCTTTTGACCCAGTAATATCCTGGGTCTGCAACTGAATTGGAACCAGAGGTGGAAACTCACGTCTGGCACATTAAGCTTTCATTCACGGCTATCTGgggattttaaaatttattttagatAGAATTAAAAGACACAATTtcgggggaagcttttcaaaacccggacaaagtgccgggttttgcaaaGCCATCCGAACtcccggatatgtcctcaaaaggaggatatgtccATGGAAGTCCGGGCGTCTAGTAACCCTAAACTTTGCTATTTATTTCCTCATCCCaagctatctttctttctttcttttttaaattctttattcattttaaaactttcaataagtgcaatacaagaaaaaaaaaaaaaatcattttacactttaacatcacttaatactctattaaagtctaattcacatcaaatatccctccttcccacatCCCCAACAATTATCCGCAGacttaagaaaagaaaaattacccccacactccccccccccaacttggatgtgtatgttcaaagggaaagagtaatattcattctttacaatactttgttaatggctcccaaacatccctaaatttcttaaaatgcccctgctgtatggctattacacactccattttaaagatgtggcataaagaattccaccaaaaattataactcagccggtcccaatttttccagtttttttaatatgctgtatggcaacccctgtcataatgagtaaaagtttattattattagaagatatatggctcttagctctcattgatgtaccaaataacacactatcatacaataatgccaccggatttttcaataaattatttacttgactccaaatggatttccaaaagctaagtaccaatggacaatagaatagtagatgatccaaagtcccagcttcaagatgctCCCAAGCTatctttaaattaaattcttccCTAGGGCTCCTATTCAAAACATATCACTCAGAAAACTCATTGACCCTTGGGCAGAATCCTGGATTCCATAGTATAGCAGGACATAGCAATATATGTAGTAATAGATGAATATTCTGGTTCCCTGTTCCAGTTGATTTCTTTGCGTTGTGCAGTGTCATGGATGTTGAGCGGTAGTgcagtaagagggggggggggcagaccaccccaggtgctGACGGTGGGGGCGTcgacacctctccttctctccacccccagtccttcccacccttccctcacCACGTGCACACTTTCCTTTCCTCCCATACCTTGCGCtggcgttggctctccctctgacatcacatcctggttgtgggaccaggatgcgacatcagagggagagccgaggccggtgcaggcagcaagttggagatgctgctcacaccgggaaAGTTAAAGCGGTATGGAGGAAGGGGTGCATGCGCGGTAGGGttgaggggtggagaagagggcagggggtgcccTCGCGATGCCACTGATGTTGAGCCGACCTATCACCCTTGTGACTGGGCGTGTCCCTGTTTTAGAGGGAAGTATAAGGAGCCTTTGCATCCAGAAGCCAGGGTTTTCCCTTCCTAGCTTCCTGCCCCTAAGAGTCCAGTGTAAGAGTTGATTAATCGCTTCACATAAAATTCTAAGCAATTTATAATTAAAATAGGGGGATACAAGGAATCGTGTACGACATGACAAAATACAGAGACTCCAATTGACTAACTGAACGAATAGGAacaagggagaactacaatttgtataGGAGAGAAACATGAAAGGGTAGCATGAGTGGAGGGGGCAAAAccatgaaaaaatgaaaaatagaaaaataaaaagtttggcaTTGTCAAGAGGAAGTTAGTACTTAAGGATGGGAGAAACGTCATGATTAGAATtcaatgcatctttaaaaagaaaacatttaagagatcctttaaatttatcaagatttttttcctctcttaaaaaaGCTGGTAGGGAGTTCTATATAAGTGGAGCTGTTGCTGAAAATGGTGTATTACGGCGAGTATTAAGAACTTTTAATGAGTTCGCCAGTTTCCCTGTCTTGAACTAATCCAAAATAATTGGTAGGAGATTTTGCCTCCCGATGAGAATAACACCAGTGTCTAAATACTATAGAAAAATACTAATACTAATAATGATGGGATTTCAGTATGGGCTGTCTTGAAACAATCTGACCTTTCTTGCATTCCCCAGCAGACTGCCTAATTAGCTGCAGGTGCGCAATTGCTTTCGCTTACGTCTGAGAGTTTTTACTTCTgggaactctcttcccatccgTTCAAGATTCCCAGAAACTACAATTCTCACTATTCTCATGTGCATACTTTCTAGCTGAGCTTTGCTACTTATCATGGAGTCCCTCCCCCCATAAGTGTTCGGCCAATATAAAAACAGGGTCGTTCTATCCAGCATACCACAATATCCAGTATGACCATTGCAGTGACTTTGATGAGGGAGGCTACGCAGCAAGGCTATTTCTGGTAACTGCCATCAAGGACTTCGAATCCATGCAGTAGCTGTGTCCTTCAGCGACCactatggagggaaggaggatcatAGGGGCATTACTTTctaactggattagaaactggctgtcggacagacgccagaaggtggtggttaatgaaagtcgctcggaggaaggaaaggtgagtagtggagtccctcagggtttggtgctggggccaatcctgttcaatatgtttgtgagtgacattgctgaa
This window contains:
- the LOC117358782 gene encoding ankyrin and armadillo repeat-containing protein-like isoform X2 — encoded protein: MDDLDENGWAPIHHAALKNHVTSIERILETPGTQQLERNTGDRHRNTPLLLAVSTASQSTVELLVRLGADVAAVNSQNHGVVEICALHGHVDLLQYFIDMKSPKLNVYRKLITWLDSSNEKKALHAGLVISSLTKRPLQAASFVEEGVVPTLLCVLGKNIGDGVKEQALHVLNIIIRDRNVKEQICQHNGFQILVALVNEESNQLLFGLLSVLSEIVSEKEYADALFLANAMPVLMRIVVNGDGCKSLENDNREEILTSAVKILGLMAEASEDCKDALGKQKGFLSVLVQTIKEFRSENRMISWNEAIGRVVANHQINQNAFVDENGIVPLIQIINSKYKDEQLSALKTLHRLVEGNSLVRRKVWNLNCIIPLILLLKRSRTQPLQEAIAETMWALAGAKKENRRTMAAKIGVNLLVEFLGSLSYKLHMIGLEGIVALVQGPYDMECAIASANAVPHLVRLLRSEKESIVLHTIQALRHLCLDVAYSPHHRSQKAVRNSRGLRFLAALMIHSHCEVIQVEAAYAVAAVVLGNRKSMEMLCDSKCFNYMHVLRLLESSQEEVRLLAGGALATFAFNSVNQQREIVESGGLRWQNFLPFLQSGKEIHKVHAAFQSVVLSRIILNNDPADTCATGLRILVDTLEQATSNSTLAVAADCVARLAHTRAVLPLRCRDVQPLHSAT
- the LOC117358782 gene encoding ankyrin and armadillo repeat-containing protein-like isoform X1; this encodes MDDLDENGWAPIHHAALKNHVTSIERILETPGTQQLERNTGDRHRNTPLLLAVSTASQSTVELLVRLGADVAAVNSQNHGVVEICALHGHVDLLQYFIDMKSPKLNVYRKLITWLDSSNEKKALHAGLVISSLTKRPLQAASFVEEGVVPTLLCVLGKNIGDGVKEQALHVLNIIIRDRNVKEQICQHNGFQILVALVNEESNQLLFGLLSVLSEIVSEKEYADALFLANAMPVLMRIVVNGDGCKSLENDNREEILTSAVKILGLMAEASEDCKDALGKQKGFLSVLVQTIKEFRSENRMISWNEAIGRVVANHQINQNAFVDENGIVPLIQIINSKYKDEQLSALKTLHRLVEGNSLVRRKVWNLNCIIPLILLLKRSRTQPLQEAIAETMWALAGAKKENRRTMAAKIGVNLLVEFLGSLSYKLHMIGLEGIVALVQGPYDMECAIASANAVPHLVRLLRSEKESIVLHTIQALRHLCLDVAYSPHHRSQKAVRNSRGLRFLAALMIHSHCEVIQVEAAYAVAAVVLGNRKSMEMLCDSKCFNYMHVLRLLESSQEEVRLLAGGALATFAFNSVNQQREIVESGGLRWQNFLPFLQSGKEIHKVHAAFQSVVLSRIILNNDPADTCATGLRILVDTLEQATSNSTLAVAADCVARLAHTRAGISAALVSIDIINVLCRLLSSASTEVQGCTAIALSYLSFNPLAERQLLKRCREEPHFMEKLLFYSRRHRISSTFLERWKHLEVLGLPPIRISSSCPDHHPDPQRSVKICEHRTQHHQNQAKEILPHLCDATVFKPAKLSLVSHITYPRTIQERSKEG